Proteins encoded together in one Corallococcus soli window:
- a CDS encoding cyclic nucleotide-binding domain-containing protein — MVDTPHARSLKAQAAALAAQGQLEAALAGYEDALRADPGDPEGHQRVAELLEWLERTPEAARAYDDAALAWTRAGDLLRAVAATVLSRGLRGARPQTVRTLAERFALAPGAPAPSLALVAEGADPGVPILSWVGREAFVALVEALEVRAFWPGQKVVEEGAAGDSMFALVEGRAEVARRVEGNARQVVATLGPGQFFGEVALVSEGPRLASVEVTERSVLLEFKREHLARLTAHPEVDVTVQAFYRRRLVENLLRTSPLFNKLSPELKLTMSREFDLRAIPAGQVLLTQGHPGDAFYLLLRGQCLPSLEQPSGRTVALPELREGDVFGEISLLLDKPVSATVRTRTDCVVLRLERAAFERHLLSQPGLKGLLMRMGTERLQQTAKALFI; from the coding sequence ATGGTGGACACCCCACACGCGCGGTCCTTGAAGGCGCAGGCAGCGGCCCTGGCCGCGCAGGGGCAGTTGGAAGCGGCGCTGGCCGGCTACGAGGACGCCCTGCGCGCGGACCCGGGTGACCCGGAAGGTCACCAGCGCGTGGCCGAACTGCTGGAGTGGCTGGAGCGGACCCCCGAGGCCGCCCGTGCCTACGACGACGCGGCGCTCGCCTGGACCCGGGCAGGGGACCTGCTTCGCGCCGTGGCCGCCACCGTGCTCTCGCGGGGACTCCGGGGGGCTCGGCCCCAGACGGTGCGGACCCTGGCGGAGCGCTTCGCCCTGGCCCCTGGCGCTCCGGCGCCGTCGCTCGCCCTGGTTGCCGAAGGGGCGGATCCGGGCGTGCCCATCCTGTCCTGGGTGGGACGCGAGGCCTTCGTGGCGCTCGTGGAGGCGCTGGAGGTGCGCGCCTTCTGGCCGGGCCAGAAGGTGGTGGAGGAGGGGGCGGCGGGCGACTCGATGTTCGCGCTGGTGGAGGGCCGGGCGGAGGTGGCGCGGCGGGTGGAAGGCAACGCGCGCCAGGTCGTGGCCACGCTGGGGCCAGGACAGTTCTTCGGCGAGGTGGCGCTGGTGTCCGAGGGGCCCAGGCTCGCCAGCGTGGAGGTGACGGAGCGCTCCGTGCTGCTGGAGTTCAAGCGCGAGCACCTGGCCCGCCTCACCGCACACCCGGAGGTGGACGTCACGGTGCAGGCCTTCTACCGGCGCCGGCTGGTGGAGAACCTGCTGCGGACCAGCCCGCTGTTCAACAAGTTGTCCCCCGAGCTGAAGCTCACCATGTCGCGCGAGTTCGACCTGCGCGCCATCCCCGCGGGCCAGGTGCTGCTCACCCAGGGCCATCCCGGTGACGCCTTCTACCTGCTGCTGCGCGGCCAATGCCTGCCATCGCTGGAGCAGCCCTCGGGCCGCACCGTGGCGCTGCCGGAGCTGCGGGAAGGCGACGTGTTCGGGGAAATCTCCCTGCTGCTGGACAAGCCCGTGTCCGCCACGGTGCGCACGCGGACGGACTGCGTGGTGCTGCGCCTGGAGCGCGCCGCGTTCGAGCGGCACCTGCTCAGCCAGCCCGGCCTCAAGGGCCTGCTGATGCGCATGGGCACGGAGCGCCTCCAGCAGACCGCGAAGGCGCTCTTCATCTAG
- a CDS encoding SEC-C domain-containing protein produces MSPSKPGRNDPCPCGSGKKYKACHAAEDRAKAAPPPSAAPAHPLKQDLEGAMALLGDADVSRLSGALEHLGVLLAGASPQPGLRYDDKAFSDHVGQALAKLAAEEGLDAMEARDRLRVGVVRELGTRGFQEKLGAGLLAQAARSGRTPEERRALCVGALLATAAKKTGKVRPEDNPVLDVVFDVQFREWSQKHAEVVRKYEALIAGMAPEALTPEAAEALRKAEAGELDALVKHVQADPALVERISREAKERAQRVEAKLRDPATPSVFSPDEELWLTCSLWEPLRAMKSPPGDAQGRREVIAALLRAVKVAVDPDFLEGMLERLRAGAKDPAADEPTREWLTDAAIAFEAEPARLVLAALLTARQEARGRSAEEMVALADLKALPAWTPEQLEPYRQLLEKEGRAGGAERVRRAQDWLREHPVKLDAEA; encoded by the coding sequence GTGAGCCCTTCCAAGCCCGGCCGCAACGACCCGTGCCCCTGTGGCAGCGGGAAGAAGTACAAGGCCTGTCATGCCGCCGAGGACCGCGCGAAAGCCGCGCCGCCTCCTTCCGCCGCCCCCGCCCATCCGCTGAAGCAGGACCTGGAGGGCGCCATGGCCCTGCTGGGCGACGCGGACGTGTCCCGCCTGTCCGGCGCCCTGGAGCACCTGGGCGTGCTGCTCGCCGGAGCGAGCCCCCAGCCGGGGCTGCGCTACGACGACAAGGCCTTCAGCGACCACGTGGGCCAGGCGCTGGCGAAGCTGGCGGCGGAGGAAGGCCTGGACGCGATGGAGGCCCGGGACCGGCTGCGCGTGGGCGTGGTGCGGGAGCTGGGCACGCGCGGCTTCCAGGAGAAGCTGGGCGCGGGGCTGCTCGCGCAGGCGGCCCGGAGCGGGCGCACGCCAGAGGAGCGGCGGGCGCTGTGCGTGGGCGCGCTGCTGGCCACGGCGGCGAAGAAGACGGGCAAGGTGCGCCCGGAGGACAACCCGGTGCTGGACGTCGTCTTCGACGTGCAGTTCCGCGAGTGGAGCCAGAAGCACGCGGAGGTGGTGCGCAAGTACGAGGCGCTCATCGCCGGCATGGCGCCGGAGGCCCTGACGCCTGAAGCGGCGGAGGCGCTGCGCAAGGCGGAGGCCGGTGAGCTGGACGCGCTGGTGAAGCACGTGCAGGCGGACCCCGCGCTGGTGGAGCGCATCTCGCGCGAGGCGAAGGAACGCGCGCAGCGGGTGGAGGCGAAGCTGCGCGACCCGGCCACGCCGTCCGTCTTCTCGCCCGACGAGGAGCTGTGGCTCACCTGTTCGCTCTGGGAGCCCCTGCGCGCGATGAAGTCGCCGCCCGGGGATGCGCAGGGACGGCGGGAGGTCATCGCCGCGCTGCTGCGCGCGGTGAAGGTGGCGGTGGATCCGGACTTCCTCGAAGGGATGCTGGAGCGGCTGCGCGCGGGGGCGAAGGACCCCGCCGCGGACGAGCCCACGCGCGAGTGGCTCACCGACGCGGCCATCGCCTTCGAGGCGGAGCCCGCGCGGCTGGTGCTGGCGGCGCTGCTCACCGCGCGGCAGGAGGCGCGGGGGCGCAGCGCGGAGGAGATGGTGGCGCTCGCGGACCTGAAGGCCCTGCCCGCGTGGACGCCGGAGCAGCTGGAGCCCTACCGGCAGCTGCTGGAGAAGGAGGGCCGCGCGGGTGGCGCTGAGCGCGTCCGTCGCGCGCAGGACTGGCTGCGCGAGCATCCGGTGAAGCTGGACGCGGAAGCCTGA
- a CDS encoding OmpP1/FadL family transporter: MKKTLSLVAMLAAGTSQAAGFQIDTHSARATGMGGTATAALEDSSAIYYNAANIIGVKKLDITIGDTGILPNIQFQRVGGVQEGQKTTLSPPPHLFVVYKPFQKLALGVGVFTPYGARSRWEDGFSGRFRGSESSLATYYINPTIAYELHERFRFGVGLDIARATIELTRGLDFVNSEGSVHLGGADWGTGFNIGVQALVLENLRFGLHYRSAVDISFDGKADFQNVPVEFQSRLRDQSAKADVVLPSTVTAGLSYSPMDRLLLAFDASWVDWSSFSQLAIRFEDPSIDNPLQKRWRAKWKYSLGAEYGVTQALNVRAGFVYDPSPSPNNTLTPDLPDANRIKATLGVGYAFNPFRADLGYQFVALADKNSTAPGIAGTYSGSAHVFGLTLGFSPQ, encoded by the coding sequence ATGAAAAAGACACTCTCCCTCGTGGCGATGCTGGCGGCTGGTACGAGCCAGGCCGCGGGCTTCCAGATCGACACCCACAGCGCGCGTGCCACCGGTATGGGCGGCACCGCCACGGCGGCGTTGGAGGACTCCAGCGCCATCTATTACAACGCGGCCAACATCATCGGCGTGAAGAAGCTGGACATCACGATCGGTGACACGGGCATCCTCCCCAACATCCAGTTCCAGCGGGTGGGTGGCGTGCAGGAAGGGCAGAAGACGACCCTGTCGCCTCCGCCCCACCTGTTCGTCGTGTACAAGCCCTTCCAGAAGCTGGCGCTGGGCGTGGGCGTGTTCACGCCCTACGGCGCGCGCAGCCGCTGGGAAGACGGCTTCAGCGGCCGCTTCCGCGGCAGCGAGTCGTCGCTGGCCACGTACTACATCAACCCCACCATCGCGTATGAGCTCCACGAGCGCTTCCGCTTCGGCGTGGGTCTGGACATCGCCCGGGCCACCATCGAGCTGACGCGCGGCCTGGACTTCGTCAACAGCGAGGGCAGCGTCCACCTGGGCGGCGCGGACTGGGGCACCGGCTTCAACATCGGCGTGCAGGCGCTGGTGCTGGAGAACCTGCGGTTCGGTCTGCACTACCGCAGCGCCGTGGACATCTCCTTCGACGGCAAGGCGGACTTCCAGAACGTGCCGGTGGAGTTCCAGAGCCGCCTGCGCGACCAGAGCGCGAAGGCGGACGTCGTGCTGCCGTCCACCGTGACGGCGGGCCTGTCGTACTCGCCCATGGACCGGCTGCTGCTGGCCTTCGACGCGAGCTGGGTGGACTGGTCCAGCTTCTCGCAGCTGGCCATCCGCTTCGAGGATCCGTCCATCGACAACCCGCTGCAGAAGCGCTGGCGCGCCAAGTGGAAGTACTCCCTGGGCGCCGAGTACGGCGTGACGCAGGCGCTCAACGTGCGCGCGGGCTTCGTGTACGACCCGTCGCCCAGCCCCAACAACACGCTGACGCCGGACCTGCCGGACGCGAACCGCATCAAGGCCACGCTGGGCGTGGGCTATGCGTTCAATCCCTTCCGCGCGGACCTGGGCTACCAGTTCGTCGCGTTGGCGGACAAGAACAGCACCGCGCCGGGCATCGCCGGGACGTACTCCGGTTCGGCGCACGTGTTCGGCCTGACGCTGGGCTTCTCGCCCCAGTAG
- a CDS encoding CBS domain-containing protein, whose product MCRSPEFLTFVSRAITLFPEDTVLGALQQMYRHGVQVLPVVEGRGGDLLGEVTEDELHRVARRRPLARLAEILTVKALAAPEETTVEPVAPLRLAAAGWLH is encoded by the coding sequence ATGTGCCGCAGCCCTGAGTTCCTGACCTTCGTTTCCCGCGCCATCACCCTGTTCCCCGAGGACACCGTCCTGGGCGCGCTCCAGCAGATGTACCGCCACGGCGTGCAGGTGCTGCCCGTCGTGGAGGGCCGTGGCGGGGACCTGCTGGGCGAAGTCACCGAGGACGAGCTGCACCGCGTGGCGCGTCGCCGCCCGCTGGCGCGGCTGGCTGAAATTCTGACCGTCAAGGCGCTGGCCGCGCCGGAAGAAACGACCGTCGAGCCCGTGGCCCCGCTGCGGCTGGCGGCGGCGGGCTGGCTGCACTGA
- a CDS encoding nucleotidyltransferase family protein, with translation MKAVAIILAAGKSRRMSHPKANIEHEGGRSFLQSLASTFLKAGCGVLGVVGSDAAMVREQHPSLMLVTSEHWEKSFLASVKVGLEAALREARDSDPEGTVAVLVHPVDMPALRVNTVKSMLKEMERGDPKGVLALRPEYESARGWPLVLSQAAAEKLLQAEGEDLEMALKALNPRPVSVKDPGVIVNINTPEAYERVFGKAPILAPPPKRRGVKRAGVSNGSGAESASPSSYAASPEE, from the coding sequence ATGAAGGCAGTGGCGATCATCCTGGCGGCGGGGAAGTCCCGGCGGATGTCCCACCCCAAGGCGAACATCGAGCATGAGGGGGGCAGGAGCTTCCTTCAGTCGTTGGCGTCCACCTTTCTCAAGGCGGGGTGCGGGGTGTTGGGCGTGGTGGGCAGCGACGCGGCGATGGTGCGTGAACAGCACCCCTCGTTGATGCTGGTGACGAGCGAGCACTGGGAGAAGAGCTTCCTGGCGTCGGTGAAGGTCGGCCTGGAGGCGGCGCTGCGGGAGGCCCGGGATTCGGATCCCGAAGGCACGGTCGCGGTGCTGGTGCACCCGGTGGACATGCCCGCGCTGCGCGTGAACACCGTCAAGTCCATGCTCAAGGAGATGGAGCGGGGGGACCCGAAGGGCGTCCTGGCCCTGCGGCCGGAGTACGAGAGCGCCAGGGGCTGGCCGCTGGTGCTCTCCCAGGCGGCGGCGGAGAAGCTGCTCCAGGCGGAGGGCGAGGACCTGGAGATGGCCCTCAAGGCGCTCAACCCGCGCCCGGTGAGCGTGAAGGACCCGGGCGTCATCGTGAACATCAACACGCCGGAGGCCTACGAGCGCGTCTTTGGCAAGGCGCCCATCCTGGCCCCTCCGCCCAAGCGGCGCGGCGTCAAGCGCGCGGGGGTCTCCAACGGCTCCGGGGCGGAGAGCGCGTCCCCGTCCTCCTACGCGGCGTCCCCGGAGGAGTAG
- a CDS encoding OmpA/MotB family protein: MDDARTEAARGRWRWLPWGLLAVGVVVASAGAWLGSRSLHALETRAAQLEREATESEAHVAQLQTLRQAMERRLRTLERQQQAAEWGGAAAQVQARNAEAQHMRREAALATLGAALKDALAGGDVSLDLEDDALRMEVSERLLFAPASTQLTPEGARLLKQSAGVLQGALADHRVAVEAHTDEVLPAAPGAPASTAWELSAARAVTVVRHLGEREKLDPARLSATGHAAHRPRVPGDSPPNRALNRRVTLRLSPTPVTPQSVAVASTEPPPRPVKRAAKAKAKKMARR; the protein is encoded by the coding sequence ATGGACGACGCCCGGACCGAAGCAGCGCGTGGACGCTGGCGGTGGCTGCCCTGGGGGCTGCTGGCCGTCGGGGTGGTGGTGGCCTCCGCGGGCGCCTGGCTGGGCTCGCGCTCGCTCCACGCGCTGGAGACGCGCGCCGCGCAGCTGGAGCGCGAGGCCACCGAATCCGAGGCCCACGTCGCGCAATTGCAGACGCTGCGGCAAGCCATGGAGCGGCGGCTGCGCACGCTGGAGCGCCAGCAGCAGGCCGCGGAGTGGGGCGGCGCCGCCGCGCAGGTCCAGGCCCGGAACGCGGAGGCGCAGCACATGCGGCGCGAGGCGGCGCTCGCGACCCTGGGCGCGGCGCTGAAGGACGCGCTCGCGGGCGGGGACGTGTCGCTGGACCTGGAGGACGACGCCCTGCGCATGGAGGTGTCCGAGCGGCTCCTCTTCGCCCCCGCGAGCACGCAGCTCACGCCCGAAGGGGCCCGCCTGCTGAAGCAGTCCGCGGGCGTGCTCCAGGGCGCACTCGCGGACCACCGCGTGGCGGTGGAGGCCCACACGGACGAAGTGCTCCCGGCCGCGCCCGGCGCCCCCGCGTCCACCGCCTGGGAGCTGTCCGCCGCGCGCGCCGTCACCGTGGTGCGCCACCTGGGCGAGCGCGAGAAGCTGGACCCGGCGCGCCTGAGCGCCACCGGCCACGCCGCGCACCGCCCCAGGGTCCCCGGCGACAGTCCTCCCAACCGCGCCCTCAACCGGCGCGTCACGCTGCGGCTGTCCCCCACGCCGGTGACGCCGCAGAGCGTGGCCGTGGCGAGCACCGAGCCGCCACCGCGCCCCGTGAAGCGCGCCGCGAAGGCCAAGGCGAAGAAGATGGCCCGCCGCTGA
- a CDS encoding sensor histidine kinase, which translates to MSEPTGTFLGESTPVRHEWLRTVMQLLPVGVIIVDTAGRLLAANAAASALWGAPALEEMGLERYGLFEAYWPGSGRRLRGEEWALARTLRTGKTISNEEVDVVGRAGVRRTILNSSAPLYTEDGDLLGAVTVNVDITERKATERAEFFVSEASRLLAESLDWETTLKAVARLATLEWADYCMVDVLDTDGDLHRLVVTAKDPRKQGLLDQLMPFPPESGSDTPLARVFAQGRPVLVADVTREELDLLARTPEHRRLLEALEPHSAMLLPLAVGERRFGLINLVSASPGRRYTRRDLAYATEFARRAALAVESARLYREARSALRERDATAALLESFLAASPVGMGFVDPGLRYVRVNSVVAENNGIPLEQHLGRTPRELMGPAGAPIEDLLGRVLATEEAVVDDPVEYVGGPEPRTFLATYFPVRSGSELLGVGGIVREVTEQRRMEKHLRFLTEATTRLSTSLDWRTTVRNVAELVVAQLADYCLVDMLATDGQHLERVERQARDAVLQAQLEKSMAFAPPPGANTTLRRVLESGRSELVAEVDEKALQRFAVNAEHRAILEQLQPHSVMVVPLTARGRTLGIISAASCSPTRRFSRRDLASLEDLAWRAALAVDNARLYRQAEQAVAARDEFVAVATHELRTPLSALHLQLASLQRTLDKQPSEEAERLGQGLAGALRQADRLTRLVAHLFDVARLGTGQMALELGAVELSSLVHALVTRMEEALATAGCVAVVHADAPVVAMADRPRVEQVLMNLLTNAMKYAPGLPVELYVERDGDQALIAVRDWGPGIPPEARERIFERFARATGQHSRASMGLGLYISRQLARAHGGDLSVESPPEGGPGSRFVLRLPRWKKPSGAAPA; encoded by the coding sequence ATGTCCGAGCCGACCGGCACCTTCCTGGGGGAGTCCACCCCCGTGCGGCACGAGTGGCTGCGCACCGTGATGCAGCTGCTGCCGGTGGGGGTGATCATCGTGGACACGGCGGGACGCCTGCTCGCGGCCAACGCCGCCGCGAGCGCGCTGTGGGGGGCGCCCGCCCTGGAGGAGATGGGCCTGGAGCGCTACGGCCTCTTCGAGGCGTACTGGCCCGGCAGCGGCCGGCGCCTGCGGGGCGAGGAGTGGGCCCTGGCGCGCACGCTGCGCACCGGGAAGACCATCTCCAACGAGGAGGTGGACGTCGTCGGGCGCGCGGGCGTGCGGCGCACCATCCTCAACTCCTCCGCGCCGCTCTACACGGAGGACGGCGACCTGCTGGGCGCGGTGACCGTCAACGTGGACATCACCGAGCGCAAGGCCACCGAGCGCGCGGAGTTCTTCGTCAGCGAGGCCAGCCGCCTCCTCGCCGAATCCCTGGACTGGGAGACGACGCTCAAGGCGGTGGCGCGGCTGGCCACGCTGGAGTGGGCCGACTACTGCATGGTGGACGTGCTGGACACCGACGGCGACCTGCACCGGCTGGTCGTCACCGCGAAGGATCCGCGCAAGCAGGGGCTGCTCGACCAGCTGATGCCCTTCCCGCCGGAGTCCGGTTCGGACACGCCGCTGGCCCGCGTGTTCGCGCAGGGCCGGCCCGTGCTCGTGGCCGACGTCACCCGAGAGGAGCTGGACCTGCTGGCGCGCACGCCCGAGCACCGGCGCCTGCTGGAGGCGCTGGAGCCGCACTCCGCCATGCTGCTGCCCCTGGCGGTGGGCGAGCGCCGCTTCGGCCTCATCAACCTCGTCTCCGCGTCCCCCGGACGGCGCTACACCCGGCGCGACCTGGCGTACGCCACGGAGTTCGCGCGCCGGGCCGCGCTGGCGGTGGAGAGCGCCCGGCTGTACCGCGAGGCGCGCAGCGCCCTGCGCGAGCGCGACGCGACCGCCGCGCTGCTGGAGTCCTTCCTCGCCGCGTCGCCGGTGGGCATGGGCTTCGTCGACCCGGGCCTGCGCTACGTGCGGGTCAACAGCGTCGTCGCGGAGAACAACGGCATCCCCCTGGAGCAGCACCTGGGCCGCACGCCCCGCGAGCTGATGGGCCCGGCGGGCGCGCCCATCGAGGACCTGCTGGGCCGCGTGCTGGCGACGGAAGAGGCCGTGGTGGACGACCCGGTGGAGTACGTCGGCGGCCCGGAGCCGCGCACCTTCCTGGCCACGTACTTCCCCGTGCGCTCCGGCTCGGAGCTGCTGGGCGTGGGCGGCATCGTGCGCGAGGTCACCGAACAGCGCCGCATGGAGAAGCACCTGCGCTTCCTCACGGAGGCGACCACGCGGCTGTCCACGTCCCTGGACTGGCGCACCACGGTGCGCAACGTGGCGGAGCTGGTGGTGGCCCAGCTGGCGGACTACTGCCTGGTGGACATGCTGGCCACGGACGGCCAGCACCTGGAGCGCGTGGAGCGCCAGGCCCGTGACGCCGTCCTCCAGGCCCAGCTGGAGAAGTCCATGGCGTTCGCGCCCCCACCCGGCGCGAACACGACGCTGCGCCGGGTGCTGGAGTCGGGCCGCTCGGAGCTGGTGGCGGAGGTGGACGAAAAGGCGCTGCAGCGCTTCGCGGTCAACGCGGAGCACCGGGCCATCCTGGAGCAGCTGCAGCCCCACTCGGTGATGGTCGTCCCGCTGACGGCGCGGGGGCGCACGCTGGGCATCATCAGCGCCGCGTCCTGCTCCCCCACGCGGCGCTTCAGCAGGCGCGACCTGGCGTCGCTGGAGGACCTGGCGTGGCGCGCCGCGCTCGCGGTGGACAACGCCCGGCTGTACCGGCAGGCGGAGCAGGCCGTGGCCGCGCGCGACGAATTCGTGGCGGTGGCGACGCACGAGCTGCGCACGCCCCTGTCCGCGCTGCACCTGCAGCTGGCGTCCCTCCAGCGCACGCTGGACAAGCAGCCGTCGGAGGAGGCGGAGCGGCTGGGCCAGGGGCTGGCGGGGGCCCTGCGTCAGGCGGACCGGCTGACGCGGCTGGTGGCGCACCTGTTCGACGTGGCGCGGCTGGGCACCGGGCAGATGGCGCTGGAGCTGGGCGCGGTGGAGCTGTCCTCGCTGGTGCACGCGCTGGTGACGCGGATGGAAGAGGCGCTGGCCACCGCGGGCTGCGTGGCGGTGGTGCACGCGGACGCGCCCGTGGTGGCCATGGCGGACCGGCCCCGCGTGGAGCAGGTGCTGATGAACCTGCTCACCAACGCGATGAAGTACGCCCCGGGCCTGCCGGTGGAGCTGTACGTGGAGCGCGACGGGGACCAGGCCCTCATCGCCGTGCGGGACTGGGGCCCTGGCATCCCCCCTGAAGCGCGCGAGCGCATCTTCGAGCGCTTCGCCCGCGCCACCGGCCAGCACTCGCGCGCCAGCATGGGCCTGGGCCTCTACATCTCGCGCCAGCTCGCGCGCGCGCACGGAGGCGACCTGTCCGTGGAGTCCCCGCCGGAGGGCGGGCCCGGCTCGCGCTTCGTGCTGCGCCTGCCCCGGTGGAAGAAACCGTCCGGAGCGGCCCCGGCCTGA